The DNA window GAAGTCGCCGCCCGGGTGGCCCTGCCCCTGCTGGTCATTCAACGACTCGCTGCACAGGTCTGTCGAGAGGAAGAATTCCTGCGCCAGCACGGGTATTCACTCACCTTATCCAGATGCAAGACCTAAGCCTTACGTATTTGTGATCGTGGAAGCCTCGACGGGCGTGACCTACGGCGAGCAATGCATGGGCCTGGCCTGCGATCAGCGTGAGGTTGAAGGCTTCCTGATTCCAACGTTTACGGATGCTGAGCGGCTCGTCGCTTTCTTCGCGCGGTTCCACGGGTGGCCGCCCGGCATCCAGGAGAAGTGGAAGGCTGCGGATGTGGAAGAACTGGCCGCCCTGGTTGCAGGACTGAGAGTTTGGCGTACCTATTCCAATACGGAAGACCGCAACGACGAACCGCACTTCCTCGTCTTGGATCGTGAGCGTTTGGCCGAATCCACAGAAGCATGGGTCAGGGTGCTTACGCCCTACGGCCCCGGCGTCTTGATCTTCCCGAACAGTGATTGACACCCCCTACCCCACCCGCCCCACCTCTCTCCCGTCCCGGAACTGGTGGACGACGCTCTGGTCTCCCCCCTCCGTCACCCCCAGTTCGACCAGCAGGCCCACGGCGTAGCGGTACAGCCCCTCTTCTCCCTGAAGCGTGTACCGCTGGAGCTTTTCCTTGGCGTCCAGCACACCGCCCCAGCCGCGCGCGTCGCCGAGGAGCCGCGTCTCCACGACGAGCAGGTTGAGGTGGTTTTCCTCGCGGTAGTGGACGATGATGTCGGGGTAGGCATCGGTCACCCGCTGGGCGGCGTCCCCGGCCTCTCCCCCGCTCAGGCCCTGGCGCGCGAGGTTGCGGCGCAGGTCACGCTGGCGGGGACGGCTCATGGAGGGGAAGTCGTAGGTGTCCTCTACCCGGCTG is part of the Deinococcus planocerae genome and encodes:
- a CDS encoding DUF6210 family protein produces the protein MIVEASTGVTYGEQCMGLACDQREVEGFLIPTFTDAERLVAFFARFHGWPPGIQEKWKAADVEELAALVAGLRVWRTYSNTEDRNDEPHFLVLDRERLAESTEAWVRVLTPYGPGVLIFPNSD